In a single window of the Biomphalaria glabrata chromosome 5, xgBioGlab47.1, whole genome shotgun sequence genome:
- the LOC106064324 gene encoding EF-hand calcium-binding domain-containing protein 14-like isoform X1 — MVNVKSEIDYKLPKKMKKRRQLDALVDTMKLPRGRKNGSSAQELLDYNSDSSEVSEFSLPPITSKRKNRCCVCQSMIARISLFIISMACMTTCFGLIWVQWHIRHELNTLRSQVHSVQSADKASPDAQLKLQNQIEQVNKTLFDVKKEMEGFNKTLKEMSIKITSLEGKNSELEKSVLDAKEYVDAPSQLHTLANTVAKLGSDQSAKTIELESKLKELEESMKKVAPTEDAGINNQLIKQQLADLQKIVEAGISNLTKDFNLHESKISSLEVLVQSLSQQSPSLNSSSSSEVVSKLSEQVSATLDDLKQTYLSGNVTERGEFLAFKQETLSNTEKINQTLYTLSHEFEDLSLHLNTIDSAVLNVTSVLNQLKNQVKYTTETPSQSTLTKTTK; from the exons ATGGTGAATGTCAAGAGTGAAATTGATTACAAGTTgcctaaaaaaatgaaaaagcgAAGACAATTGGATGCACTGGTAGACACCATGAAATTGCCGCGAGGTAGAAAGAACGGCTCAAGTGCTCAAGAGTTGCTAGACTACAACTCAGATTCATCAGAAGTTTCTGAGTTCTCATTACCACCTATAACTTCCAAAcgaaaaaa CCGATGTTGTGTGTGTCAGAGTATGATAGCACGAATCAGTCTATTTATAATCTCCATGGCGTGTATGACAACATGTTTTGGACTAATCTGGGTCCAGTGGCACATACGACATGAATTGAATACTTTAAGGAGCCAGGTGCATTCAG TGCAATCTGCAGACAAAGCCTCACCTGATGCTCAGTTAAAGCTACAGAATCAAATAGAGCAGGTGAACAAAACATTATTTGATGTGAAGAAAGAAATGGAAGGATTCAATAAAACCCTCAAAGAAATGTCCATCAAG atCACATCTCTGGAAGGAAAGAACTCTGAGCTTGAAAAGTCTGTTTTGGATGCTAAAGAATATGTAGATGCACCATCCCAACTACATACTTTAGCCAAT actgttGCCAAATTGGGAAGTGACCAAAGTGCCAAGACAATAGAATTAGAATCCAAACTGAAAGAATTAGAG GAATCAATGAAGAAAGTAGCTCCCACAGAAGATGCAGGCATTAATAACCAG TTAATAAAGCAACAGTTGGCTGATCTTCAGAAAATAGTTGAAGCAGGAATCAGCAATCTgactaaagattttaatttgcatgag TCCAAGATCTCTTCATTGGAGGTATTAGTTCAGTCGCTATCACAACAGTCTCCTTCATTGAAT AGTTCCAGTAGCAGTGAGGTTGTATCTAAACTTTCTGAGCAAGTCAGTGCCACACTGGATGATTTGAAACAG aCTTATCTCTCTGGCAATGTCACAGAACGAGGAGAATTTTTAGCATTTAAGCAAGAAACATTGAGTAACACAGag AAAATTAACCAGACCCTTTATACCCTAAGCCATGAGTTTGAAGATCTCTCTTTGCATTTGAATACCATAGACTCAGCTGTTTTAAATGTGACATCTGTATTGAACCAGTTGAAAAATCAGGTCAAATACACAACTGAAACTCCAAGTCAATCTACTTTAACTAAAACTACCAAATAA
- the LOC106064324 gene encoding uncharacterized protein LOC106064324 isoform X3 yields the protein MQSADKASPDAQLKLQNQIEQVNKTLFDVKKEMEGFNKTLKEMSIKITSLEGKNSELEKSVLDAKEYVDAPSQLHTLANTVAKLGSDQSAKTIELESKLKELEESMKKVAPTEDAGINNQLIKQQLADLQKIVEAGISNLTKDFNLHESKISSLEVLVQSLSQQSPSLNSSSSSEVVSKLSEQVSATLDDLKQTYLSGNVTERGEFLAFKQETLSNTEKINQTLYTLSHEFEDLSLHLNTIDSAVLNVTSVLNQLKNQVKYTTETPSQSTLTKTTK from the exons a TGCAATCTGCAGACAAAGCCTCACCTGATGCTCAGTTAAAGCTACAGAATCAAATAGAGCAGGTGAACAAAACATTATTTGATGTGAAGAAAGAAATGGAAGGATTCAATAAAACCCTCAAAGAAATGTCCATCAAG atCACATCTCTGGAAGGAAAGAACTCTGAGCTTGAAAAGTCTGTTTTGGATGCTAAAGAATATGTAGATGCACCATCCCAACTACATACTTTAGCCAAT actgttGCCAAATTGGGAAGTGACCAAAGTGCCAAGACAATAGAATTAGAATCCAAACTGAAAGAATTAGAG GAATCAATGAAGAAAGTAGCTCCCACAGAAGATGCAGGCATTAATAACCAG TTAATAAAGCAACAGTTGGCTGATCTTCAGAAAATAGTTGAAGCAGGAATCAGCAATCTgactaaagattttaatttgcatgag TCCAAGATCTCTTCATTGGAGGTATTAGTTCAGTCGCTATCACAACAGTCTCCTTCATTGAAT AGTTCCAGTAGCAGTGAGGTTGTATCTAAACTTTCTGAGCAAGTCAGTGCCACACTGGATGATTTGAAACAG aCTTATCTCTCTGGCAATGTCACAGAACGAGGAGAATTTTTAGCATTTAAGCAAGAAACATTGAGTAACACAGag AAAATTAACCAGACCCTTTATACCCTAAGCCATGAGTTTGAAGATCTCTCTTTGCATTTGAATACCATAGACTCAGCTGTTTTAAATGTGACATCTGTATTGAACCAGTTGAAAAATCAGGTCAAATACACAACTGAAACTCCAAGTCAATCTACTTTAACTAAAACTACCAAATAA